One segment of Papaver somniferum cultivar HN1 unplaced genomic scaffold, ASM357369v1 unplaced-scaffold_137, whole genome shotgun sequence DNA contains the following:
- the LOC113334581 gene encoding uncharacterized protein LOC113334581, which yields MKTGDNILALQSRRGGSKDPTLTEASLSRGNISAYPCGVPYEAAIMEKFPENPIRYFEGESESRFGIRNYVSSRAEAWISKKKMPWEWLSHQCDSDFDQQISSENYEKTQILVAENKQFGNEASTSGSSFSFATSTSSVSGSVSSRSSPFRKIDMETDSLHYDICMGRLGHRCTNRAWFMWNCIPWSVVWLGRCSKRVFQVGVLRKLTTDFQKRVSF from the exons ATGAAGACTGGTGATAACATCTTGGCACTTCAAAGCCGGAGAGGAGGTAGTAAGGATCCAACTTTGACTGAAGCTAGCTTGTCAAGAGGAAACATTTCCGCATATCCCTGTGGTGTTCCTTATGAAGCTGCTATCATGGAAAAATTCCCTGAGAATCCTATCAGATATTTTGAAGGTGAGAGTGAAAGCAGGTTTGGGATCCGCAATTACGTAAGCTCTAGGGCGGAGGCTTGGATTAGCAAGAAGAAGATGCCATGGGAATGGTTGAGTCATCAATGTGATTCTGACTTTGATCAGCAAATTAGTTCTGAGAACTATGAAAAAACACAGATCCTGGTTGCAGAAAATAAACAATTTGGGAATGAAGCCTCTACATCCGGGTCCTCATTTTCTTTTGCTACCAGCACAAGCAGTGTTAGTGGTAGTGTTAGTAGCAGAAGCAGTCCTTTTCGTAAAATTGATATGGAAACAGACTCTCTGCATTATGATATTTGCATGGGAAGACTTGGCCATCGGTGCACAAATAGGGCATG GTTCATGTGGAACTGTATACCGTGGTCTGTGGTGTGGCTCG GACGTTGCAGTAAAAGAGTTTTCCAAGTTGGAGTACTCAGAAAACTTACTACAGACTTTCAGAAAAGAGTTAGTTTTTGA
- the LOC113334960 gene encoding probable serine/threonine-protein kinase DDB_G0272254, producing the protein MDGVPRSPTEEEKRLLLLKRIQQLESENAHLQRQFSNLAHSRLPRCHSNAPHQSQLAHSNRNYPGTSRDSRTILPANGFLNFSQKQYFGILESLGQSVHIVDLRDRIVYWNKGAEKLYGHSASEALGHSNVKLLTDVQYYDDAIEIISNNTAGQKYTGTFPVKNKLGTRFVVIVTNSPFYDDFGNLVGVVSCSVDSKPFHRETRCQSSKFYPSSSSCQPTSGLANKSDVDSHLPLQAGIASKISNLASRMTNKIRSKMKTGDNALVNESRRRDGQYFNQSLSETVLSGHRKDPTFSEAGPSRGDIPPSPLGVSFEDTPGENFSTSGGEGEGEGKIGILKDISSRAEAWISKKSMSWQWLDHEREPDFDQKNCSGNYEKTEIQVAENDPFGNEASTSMSSFSHANSTSTISSSVSTSSSPLNKFDAETDSLHFDIMWEDLAIGAQIGHGSCGTVYRGLWCGSDVAIKEFFKFEYSDDLLHSFRQEVLLMKRLRHPNVLLFMGAVTSPQHICIVTEYLPCGSLFQLLRRNTARLDWRRRVLMAVDIAQGMNYLHRCNPPIIHRDLKSSNLLVDKNWNVKVGDFGLSRLKHATYLTTKTGKGTPQWMAPEVIRSEPSDEKSDVYSFGVVLWELATQMIPWDTLNPMQVIGAVGFMDRRLEIPEDLNPLWASLIESCWHSDPKCRPTFEELLEKLKALLRQYSTQKPKANITLGQGY; encoded by the exons ATGGATGGAGTTCCACGAtctccaactgaagaagaaaaacGTTTGTTGCTACTAAAACGGATACAACAGCTTGAATCTGAAAATGCACATCTTCAACGACAATTCTCCAATTTGGCTCATTCCAGATTACCAAGATGTCACTCAAATGCACCTCACCAATCGCAATTGGCTCACTCAAACAGAAATTATCCCGGTACCAGTCGTGATTCTCGAACTATACTACCAGCAAACGGTTTCTTGAATTTTAGTCAGAAGCAGTATTTTGGTATCTTGGAGTCATTGGGTCAATCAGTTCATATTGTAGATCTCAGGGACCGCATTGTGTACTG GAATAAAGGGGCGGAAAAACTATATGGTCATTCTGCTTCTGAAGCGCTTGGTCATAGTAATGTTAAGCTCCTAACTGATGTCCAATACTATGATGatgcaattgagattatatcaaatAATACCGCTGGCCAAAAATACACTGGGACATTCCCTGTGAAGAATAAGCTAGGGACACGATTCGTAGTAATTGTAACGAATAGCCCATTCTATGACGATTTTGGAAATTTAGTTGGGGTCGTTTCTTGTTCTGTTGACTCGAAACCCTTTCACCGAGAAACTCGATGTCAGTCTTCAAAATTCTATCCCAGTTCCAGCTCTTGTCAGCCTACAAGTGGGTTGGCAAATAAGTCAGATGTTGATTCTCATTTGCCTCTGCAAGCTGGGATTGCTTCTAAAATATCAAATTTG GCATCTCGAATGACCAACAAAATCAGGTCAAAAATGAAGACTGGTGATAATGCCTTGGTTAATGAAAGCCGGAGAAGAGATGGCCAGTATTTTAATCAAAGCCTCTCAGAAACTGTTCTCTCTGGCCATAGGAAGGATCCAACTTTTAGTGAAGCTGGCCCGTCTAGAGGAGACATTCCACCATCTCccttgggtgtttcttttgaagaTACGCCTGGAGAAAATTTCAGTACTTCTGGGGGTGAAGGTGAAGGCGAAGGCAAAATTGGGATCCTCAAGGACATAAGTTCTAGGGCAGAGGCTTGGATTAGCAAGAAGAGCATGTCATGGCAATGGTTGGATCATGAACGCGAACCTGACTTCGATCAAAAAAATTGTTCTGGTAACTACGAAAAAACAGAAATCCAGGTTGCAGAAAATGACCCATTTGGGAATGAAGCGTCTACTTCAATGTCCTCATTTTCTCATGCCAACAGCACCAGTACTATAAGTAGCAGCGTCAGTACTAGCAGTAGTCCTCTTAATAAGTTTGATGCGGAAACAGATTCTTTGCATTTTGATATCATGTGGGAAGACTTGGCAATCGGTGCACAAATAGGGCATG GTTCATGCGGAACTGTGTATCGTGGTTTATGGTGTGGCTCG GATGTTGCAATAAAAGAATTTTTCAAGTTTGAGTACTCGGATGACTTACTGCATTCTTTCAGGCAAGAG GTGTTACTTATGAAGAGACTACGACATCCGAATGTGCTACTTTTCATGGGAGCAGTGACTTCACCTCAGCATATTTGCATTGTCACGGAGTACCTCCCATG TGGAAGTTTGTTTCAGTTGCTTCGACGTAACACTGCAAGATTAGATTGGAGGCGCCGCGTTCTCATGGCTGTGGATATT GCACAAGGTATGAATTACCTTCATCGCTGCAACCCACCAATTATCCATCGTGATTTGAAGTCATCGAATTTGCTGGTTGATAAGAACTGGAATGTGAAG GTTGGTGATTTTGGTCTCTCACGACTCAAACATGCAACATATCTCACAACAAAGACAGGGAAAGGAACG CCACAGTGGATGGCTCCAGAGGTTATTCGTAGTGAGCCCTCAGACGAGAA GTCTGATGTTTATAGCTTTGGAGTAGTGCTATGGGAGCTTGCCACTCAAATGATCCCTTGGGATACACTGAACCCGATGCAG GTGATTGGAGCTGTGGGTTTCATGGACCGACGGCTTGAGATTCCAGAGGACTTAAATCCACTTTGGGCTTCTCTAATTGAGAGCTGTTGGCACAG TGATCCGAAATGTCGACCAACATTCGAGGAACTGCTAGAGAAGCTGAAAGCTCTACTAAGACAGTACTCAACTCAAAAGCCCAAAGCAAACATTACGCTAGGTCAGGGGTATTGA
- the LOC113334962 gene encoding uncharacterized protein LOC113334962 isoform X2, whose translation MSPQMRTTVSFITREYCRCDVYSFGVVLWELATQRIPWETLNTMQVDFDLSMADMVVWKPSTSGEFTMKATYKALAGENNDVLWKNLVWFKNHVPRHSFITWLCLHGRLKTRDEMVKWGLLSVATCALCEEGPETEEHLFHSCIFSAGIWLGLLLKLGIFRTMCGSWSEELNWCVQAFGGQTLIARVKKLVFNSYIYHLLRERNSRIFAGKFSSADQVGFLILEDVRVRVSSIHCKAEESSHSRSFMDRLKISCQFVPPSITTYCSWLFPDPDLIMVNTDGSRKDHSGGWGAILRDCSGTVLAAAKGGGPPMSVNAHELQGVELGLNLAIEKESLLFHRGYVGDWSCGFHGPTD comes from the exons ATGAGCCCTCAGATGAGAA CAACGGTCTCTTTTATAACGCGTGAGTACTGTAGGTGTGATGTTTATAGCTTTGGAGTAGTGCTGTGGGAACTTGCCACACAGAGGATCCCTTGGGAGACGCTAAATACGATGCAGGTAGATTTTGATTTATCCATGGCTGATATGGTTGTGTGGAAGCCTAGTACTTCAGGGGAGTTTACTATGAAAGCTACTTATAAGGCCCTGGCAGGTGAAAATAATGATGTTCTTTGGAAGAACCTTGTCTGGTTTAAAAATCATGTGCCAAGGCATTCCTTCATCACTTGGTTGTGCTTACATGGTAGATTGAAAACCAGAGATGAAATGGTAAAATGGGGTTTATTATCAGTTGCTACTTGTGCTTTATGTGAAGAAGGCCCTGAAACTGAAGAGCACCTTTTTCATTCTTGTATTTTTTCTGCTGGAATCTGGCTGGGGTTATTGCTTAAACTGGGAATTTTTAGAACCATGTGTGGGAGTTGGAGTGAGGAACTTAACTGGTGTGTTCAAGCTTTTGGTGGTCAGACTCTAATTGCCAGAGTAAAGAAACTGGTGTTTAATAGCTATATTTATCACTTGTTGAGAGAAAGGAATAGTAGAATATTTGCTGGAAAATTCTCTTCTGCTGATCAAGTGGGTTTCTTGATTCTGGAGGATGTTAGAGTTAGAGTTAGTTCTATTCATTGCAAGGCTGAGGAAAGCTCTCATTCTAGAAGCTTTATGGATAGACTTAAAATTAGCTGCCAGTTTGTACCTCCTTCTATTACTACTTACTGCTCTTGGCTGTTTCCAGACCCAGACTTAATCATGGTGAATACTGATGGGTCAAGAAAGGACCATTCAGGTGGATGGGGAGCTATTTTAAGGGACTGCTCAGGCACAGTCTTAGCTGCTGCAAAAGGAGGTGGTCCTCCCATGTCTGTCAATGCTCATGAGCTGCAGGGAGTGGAGTTGGGTTTAAATCTTGCCATTGAGAAAG AAAGTCTGCTGTTTCATCGGGGATATGTAGGTGATTGGAGCTGTGGGTTTCATGGACCGACAGATTGA
- the LOC113334962 gene encoding uncharacterized protein LOC113334962 isoform X3, whose translation MAPEVIRNEPSDEKCDVYSFGVVLWELATQRIPWETLNTMQVDFDLSMADMVVWKPSTSGEFTMKATYKALAGENNDVLWKNLVWFKNHVPRHSFITWLCLHGRLKTRDEMVKWGLLSVATCALCEEGPETEEHLFHSCIFSAGIWLGLLLKLGIFRTMCGSWSEELNWCVQAFGGQTLIARVKKLVFNSYIYHLLRERNSRIFAGKFSSADQVGFLILEDVRVRVSSIHCKAEESSHSRSFMDRLKISCQFVPPSITTYCSWLFPDPDLIMVNTDGSRKDHSGGWGAILRDCSGTVLAAAKGGGPPMSVNAHELQGVELGLNLAIEKESLLFHRGYVGDWSCGFHGPTD comes from the exons ATGGCTCCGGAGGTTATCCGTAATGAGCCCTCAGATGAGAA GTGTGATGTTTATAGCTTTGGAGTAGTGCTGTGGGAACTTGCCACACAGAGGATCCCTTGGGAGACGCTAAATACGATGCAGGTAGATTTTGATTTATCCATGGCTGATATGGTTGTGTGGAAGCCTAGTACTTCAGGGGAGTTTACTATGAAAGCTACTTATAAGGCCCTGGCAGGTGAAAATAATGATGTTCTTTGGAAGAACCTTGTCTGGTTTAAAAATCATGTGCCAAGGCATTCCTTCATCACTTGGTTGTGCTTACATGGTAGATTGAAAACCAGAGATGAAATGGTAAAATGGGGTTTATTATCAGTTGCTACTTGTGCTTTATGTGAAGAAGGCCCTGAAACTGAAGAGCACCTTTTTCATTCTTGTATTTTTTCTGCTGGAATCTGGCTGGGGTTATTGCTTAAACTGGGAATTTTTAGAACCATGTGTGGGAGTTGGAGTGAGGAACTTAACTGGTGTGTTCAAGCTTTTGGTGGTCAGACTCTAATTGCCAGAGTAAAGAAACTGGTGTTTAATAGCTATATTTATCACTTGTTGAGAGAAAGGAATAGTAGAATATTTGCTGGAAAATTCTCTTCTGCTGATCAAGTGGGTTTCTTGATTCTGGAGGATGTTAGAGTTAGAGTTAGTTCTATTCATTGCAAGGCTGAGGAAAGCTCTCATTCTAGAAGCTTTATGGATAGACTTAAAATTAGCTGCCAGTTTGTACCTCCTTCTATTACTACTTACTGCTCTTGGCTGTTTCCAGACCCAGACTTAATCATGGTGAATACTGATGGGTCAAGAAAGGACCATTCAGGTGGATGGGGAGCTATTTTAAGGGACTGCTCAGGCACAGTCTTAGCTGCTGCAAAAGGAGGTGGTCCTCCCATGTCTGTCAATGCTCATGAGCTGCAGGGAGTGGAGTTGGGTTTAAATCTTGCCATTGAGAAAG AAAGTCTGCTGTTTCATCGGGGATATGTAGGTGATTGGAGCTGTGGGTTTCATGGACCGACAGATTGA
- the LOC113334962 gene encoding uncharacterized protein LOC113334962 isoform X1 has translation MAVDIARGMNYLHRCNPPIVHRDLKSSNLLVDKNWNVKLVILGSLGSNMRHISLQKQGKERHSGWLRRLSVMSPQMRTTVSFITREYCRCDVYSFGVVLWELATQRIPWETLNTMQVDFDLSMADMVVWKPSTSGEFTMKATYKALAGENNDVLWKNLVWFKNHVPRHSFITWLCLHGRLKTRDEMVKWGLLSVATCALCEEGPETEEHLFHSCIFSAGIWLGLLLKLGIFRTMCGSWSEELNWCVQAFGGQTLIARVKKLVFNSYIYHLLRERNSRIFAGKFSSADQVGFLILEDVRVRVSSIHCKAEESSHSRSFMDRLKISCQFVPPSITTYCSWLFPDPDLIMVNTDGSRKDHSGGWGAILRDCSGTVLAAAKGGGPPMSVNAHELQGVELGLNLAIEKGDWSCGFHGPTD, from the exons ATGGCCGTGGACATT GCACGAGGTATGAATTATCTTCATCGTTGCAATCCGCCAATTGTCCATCGCGATTTGAAGTCATCAAACTTGTTGGTTGATAAGAACTGGAACGTGAAG TTGGTGATTTTGGGCTCTCTCGGCTCAAACATGCGACATATCTCGCTACAAAAACAGGGAAAGGAACG CCATAGTGGATGGCTCCGGAGGTTATCCGTAATGAGCCCTCAGATGAGAA CAACGGTCTCTTTTATAACGCGTGAGTACTGTAGGTGTGATGTTTATAGCTTTGGAGTAGTGCTGTGGGAACTTGCCACACAGAGGATCCCTTGGGAGACGCTAAATACGATGCAGGTAGATTTTGATTTATCCATGGCTGATATGGTTGTGTGGAAGCCTAGTACTTCAGGGGAGTTTACTATGAAAGCTACTTATAAGGCCCTGGCAGGTGAAAATAATGATGTTCTTTGGAAGAACCTTGTCTGGTTTAAAAATCATGTGCCAAGGCATTCCTTCATCACTTGGTTGTGCTTACATGGTAGATTGAAAACCAGAGATGAAATGGTAAAATGGGGTTTATTATCAGTTGCTACTTGTGCTTTATGTGAAGAAGGCCCTGAAACTGAAGAGCACCTTTTTCATTCTTGTATTTTTTCTGCTGGAATCTGGCTGGGGTTATTGCTTAAACTGGGAATTTTTAGAACCATGTGTGGGAGTTGGAGTGAGGAACTTAACTGGTGTGTTCAAGCTTTTGGTGGTCAGACTCTAATTGCCAGAGTAAAGAAACTGGTGTTTAATAGCTATATTTATCACTTGTTGAGAGAAAGGAATAGTAGAATATTTGCTGGAAAATTCTCTTCTGCTGATCAAGTGGGTTTCTTGATTCTGGAGGATGTTAGAGTTAGAGTTAGTTCTATTCATTGCAAGGCTGAGGAAAGCTCTCATTCTAGAAGCTTTATGGATAGACTTAAAATTAGCTGCCAGTTTGTACCTCCTTCTATTACTACTTACTGCTCTTGGCTGTTTCCAGACCCAGACTTAATCATGGTGAATACTGATGGGTCAAGAAAGGACCATTCAGGTGGATGGGGAGCTATTTTAAGGGACTGCTCAGGCACAGTCTTAGCTGCTGCAAAAGGAGGTGGTCCTCCCATGTCTGTCAATGCTCATGAGCTGCAGGGAGTGGAGTTGGGTTTAAATCTTGCCATTGAGAAAG GTGATTGGAGCTGTGGGTTTCATGGACCGACAGATTGA